From the genome of Thermodesulfovibrionales bacterium:
GGTCCAACTCTCCCCGGTTTTTACCACTCTCTCGCCGGTCTTGTCTTTCAGCGTGATCTCGCCATCCAGCACCGTCACCAGTACGTAACCTCCATGCAGGTGGTTCGGTACGCCAGCCCCTTGCGGGAAATCCAGGATGACGGTCTTCAGGTCGTATTCTCCGGCCTGGAGGGTAACAGGAAACTTGGACTGATAGACTGTTGCCGGACCTTTTGCAGCAGATTGACTCATCTTGTCCTGGGCCATCGCGGCAGAAACCATGAGAAACCCTATGAAGATGACAACGAAATGCAGTCTTACCGTTTTCATAGCAAAACCTCCCCTTCTCTTTTTGGGCGTTTGGAAGGATAGACGAACCCTTCGTCTATCCGCTTCGGACTATCCCTTCGGCGTCTTTGACAGTAAGAAGAGAACGATCGCCATGCCGGCAAAGGTCAGCAAGAGAAAAGCGGAGAAGTTTCTCCTGAACCCGAGTTC
Proteins encoded in this window:
- a CDS encoding cupin domain-containing protein; amino-acid sequence: MKTVRLHFVVIFIGFLMVSAAMAQDKMSQSAAKGPATVYQSKFPVTLQAGEYDLKTVILDFPQGAGVPNHLHGGYVLVTVLDGEITLKDKTGERVVKTGESWTENPGDLHSVVNSGAATARVAITMILQKGAETTTVIKP